A genome region from Glycine max cultivar Williams 82 chromosome 5, Glycine_max_v4.0, whole genome shotgun sequence includes the following:
- the LOC100801186 gene encoding aspartic proteinase 36 has protein sequence MARELTHHLSLILFLIATVAGDTALLRNRHHGSRPSMLLPLYLSAPNSSTSALDPRRQLTGSESKRHPNARMRLHDDLLLNGYYTTRLWIGTPPQMFALIVDTGSTVTYVPCSTCEQCGRHQDPKFQPESSSTYQPVKCTIDCNCDGDRMQCVYERQYAEMSTSSGVLGEDVISFGNQSELAPQRAVFGCENVETGDLYSQHADGIMGLGRGDLSIMDQLVDKKVISDSFSLCYGGMDVGGGAMVLGGISPPSDMTFAYSDPDRSPYYNIDLKEMHVAGKRLPLNANVFDGKHGTVLDSGTTYAYLPEAAFLAFKDAIVKELQSLKQISGPDPNYNDICFSGAGNDVSQLSKSFPVVDMVFGNGHKYSLSPENYMFRHSKVRGAYCLGIFQNGNDQTTLLGGIIVRNTLVMYDREQTKIGFWKTNCAELWERLQTSIAPPPLPPNSGVRNSSEALEPSVAPSVSQHNASPGELKIAQITMVISFNISYVDMKPHITELAGLFAHGLDTNTSQVHLLNFTSTGNDSLSKWAITPKPYAHYISNTTAMNIIDRLAEHRIQLPSTFGNYKLIDWSVEPPSKNWWQQHFFLVVSLAILITLLLGLSILGTFLIWKKRQQSSHSYKPVDAAVPEQELQPL, from the exons ATGGCGCGGGAACTCACTCACCACCTTTCACTAATCCTATTCCTCATCGCCACCGTCGCTGGCGACACCGCGCTCCTCCGCAACCGCCACCACGGTTCTCGCCCTTCCATGCTCCTTCCCCTGTACCTCTCCGCACCGAATTCCTCCACGTCAGCGCTCGATCCCCGTCGCCAGCTCACCGGATCCGAGTCCAAACGCCACCCTAACGCACGCATGAGACTCCACGACGATCTCCTCCTCAACGG GTATTACACGACGCGGCTTTGGATCGGTACTCCTCCGCAGATGTTTGCTCTCATTGTTGATACGGGGAGCACTGTTACGTATGTTCCGTGCTCCACTTGCGAACAATGTGGCAGGCACCAG GATCCAAAGTTTCAGCCAGAATCTTCAAGCACCTATCAACCTGTCAAATGTACAATTGATTGCAACTGTGACGGCGACAGGATGCAGTGTGTGTATGAGAGACAATATGCGGAAATGAGTACAAGCAGCGGTGTTCTTGGTGAGGATGTCATATCCTTTGGAAATCAGAGTGAGCTTGCTCCGCAGCGTGCTGTTTTTGGCTGTGAAAATGTTGAGACTGGCGATCTTTATAGTCAGCATGCCGACGGCATCATGGGTTTGGGCCGTGGTGATCTTAGTATCATGGATCAACTTGTTGACAAAAAAGTAATAAGTGATTCATTCTCACTATGCTATGGTGGAATGGATGTTGGTGGGGGTGCAATGGTTCTCGGTGGCATATCTCCTCCATCAGACATGACTTTTGCATATTCAGATCCTGATCGCAG TCCATATTACAATATTGATTTGAAGGAGATGCACGTTGCTGGGAAGCGACTGCCTCTAAACGCAAATGTTTTTGATGGAAAACATGGGACTGTCTTGGATAGTGGTACAACTTATGCTTACCTACCAGAAGCAGCATTTCTTGCATTTAAAGATGCA ATTGTGAAGGAACTTCAATCTCTCAAGCAAATCAGTGGTCCAGATCCAAATTATAATGATATATGTTTTTCTGGTGCTGGAAA TGATGTCTCTCAACTCTCTAAAAGTTTTCCAGTGGTTGACATGGTATTTGGAAATGGTCACAAGTACTCACTGTCACCTGAAAACTACATGTTTCGG CATTCAAAAGTGCGAGGTGCATACTGTCTGGGAATTTTCCAAAATGGAAATGACCAAACTACTCTGTTAGGAG GTATCATTGTCCGAAACACTCTTGTAATGTATGATCGTGAGCAGACAAAAATTGGTTTCTGGAAAACAAACTGTGCTGAGTTATGGGAAAGATTGCAGACATCCATTGCCCCACCACCATTGCCTCCAAATTCTGGAGTGAGAAATTCAAGTGAAGCATTAGAGCCATCTGTTGCTCCATCTGTGTCACAGCATAATGCTTCGCCAG GTGAACTTAAAATTGCACAAATAACGATGGTAATTTCCTTTAACATCAGTTATGTGGATATGAAACCTCACATTACAGAATTGGCTGGACTCTTTGCTCATGGGTTAGACACTAATACTTCCCAG GTTCACTTACTGAATTTTACGTCTACTGGAAATGATTCCCTCAGTAAATGGGCCATAACCCCAAAGCCATATGCTCATTACATTTCTAACACTACTGCAATG AATATAATTGATCGGCTTGCTGAACATCGCATCCAACTTCCTAGCACCTTTGGAAATTATAAGTTGATTGATTGGAGTGTCGAGCCTCCATCAAA GAATTGGTGGCAGCAACACTTCTTCTTGGTCGTGAGTTTAGCTATTTTGATCACATTGCTTCTAGGATTGTCAATATTAGGAACGTTcttaatttggaaaaaaagaCAGCAAAGCTCGCATTCATACAAGCCAGTTGATGCGGCTGTTCCAGAGCAAGAACTTCAGCCATTATGA